In the Phycisphaerales bacterium genome, one interval contains:
- a CDS encoding DUF58 domain-containing protein — protein MRIPRNVFTGWSVVLVLATLLVGVGGSAFSNNLLVWLFGVLVAEIILSFLFAWLSLVLISVRRLEMAHGEVGEPLVVRYEVRNRSRWLPAFNIWISERSVQDKNGWQKRLDGTSAWILNAKARGVCQGEAVYWPHKRGPVLFEKIEITTSFPFGIFRMRRSHVQSQQCLIHPEVKPLQDRVLKSLAPMGLLGTGFSQQSGSGDDYYGLREVGVFQPLRMIAWKVSARRENLVGIEKSLQTRPRLNVVLDLRTPTNELEVEGHDLKLARKREEEAITLAASLLKMAQRNQIDTGLHILGLPGVDFGLGHGAWHRLRLTAALAMLDLDEPRREVSAVPGDFERAALIVVQCDLIRPLSGRQDAWYYTASQLSLLIDHGSNQSDSSEEAA, from the coding sequence ATGCGCATACCGCGGAATGTCTTTACCGGTTGGAGTGTTGTGCTGGTCTTGGCAACACTTCTCGTCGGAGTAGGTGGTAGCGCATTTTCTAATAACTTATTGGTTTGGCTGTTTGGTGTTCTTGTTGCCGAGATCATTCTTTCATTTCTGTTTGCCTGGTTGTCACTTGTTTTGATCAGTGTGCGTCGACTAGAGATGGCGCATGGGGAGGTCGGCGAACCACTTGTTGTTCGATATGAAGTTCGTAACCGAAGTCGTTGGTTACCTGCTTTCAATATCTGGATCAGTGAACGTTCGGTGCAGGATAAAAACGGTTGGCAAAAACGCTTGGATGGAACTTCGGCATGGATTCTCAATGCAAAAGCTCGGGGTGTTTGCCAGGGCGAAGCAGTCTATTGGCCTCATAAACGCGGTCCTGTGCTCTTTGAAAAGATTGAGATTACAACGAGCTTTCCATTCGGTATTTTTCGCATGCGTCGCAGCCACGTGCAGTCTCAGCAATGCCTCATTCATCCTGAGGTCAAGCCTCTTCAAGATCGTGTTCTTAAGTCGCTGGCTCCAATGGGTCTACTGGGGACCGGTTTCAGTCAGCAGTCAGGTTCTGGAGATGACTACTACGGGCTGCGTGAGGTCGGTGTCTTCCAACCACTGCGAATGATCGCATGGAAGGTTTCTGCTCGTCGTGAAAATCTTGTTGGGATTGAAAAGTCATTGCAAACTCGACCTCGGTTGAATGTGGTACTCGATCTACGAACGCCAACCAATGAACTCGAAGTTGAAGGGCACGACCTAAAGTTGGCTAGAAAACGTGAGGAAGAGGCAATCACGCTGGCCGCGTCCTTGTTGAAGATGGCTCAAAGAAATCAGATTGATACAGGGTTGCATATCTTGGGATTACCAGGTGTCGACTTTGGTCTGGGGCATGGGGCCTGGCATCGTCTTCGACTTACGGCTGCATTGGCGATGCTCGATCTGGATGAGCCTCGCCGAGAAGTAAGTGCAGTACCAGGAGATTTTGAGCGAGCCGCATTGATTGTTGTTCAATGCGACCTTATTCGTCCCTTGTCTGGTCGTCAGGATGCTTGGTACTACACCGCATCGCAATTATCTTTGCTGATAGATCATGGCTCAAATCAGTCAGATAGCAGCGAGGAGGCAGCATGA
- the scpB gene encoding SMC-Scp complex subunit ScpB gives MSHDASATTTPADGNNPTASSSQVEEPLQEEPLSRRIEAVLAVTDKPLGEARLGAILGLPGRGVIGRIKDAIAILNEEYASTGRAFRAQRVAGGYRLMTEPLFGPLLARLRAERQRQRLSQAALETLSIIAYRQPVMRAEVEAIRGVSCGEVLRGLLERRLIRVAGRAEELGRPLLYGTTKEFLIVFGLADLEDLPEIEGLEGAGRAYGQTVIQTEDETDKETEVETPDDQAVEVDADGT, from the coding sequence ATGTCTCACGATGCAAGTGCAACAACTACGCCAGCGGATGGAAACAACCCAACGGCTTCGTCCTCGCAAGTTGAGGAGCCTCTTCAGGAGGAACCTTTGTCTCGTCGGATAGAAGCGGTCCTTGCGGTGACTGACAAACCACTTGGTGAAGCGCGCCTGGGCGCTATTTTGGGGCTGCCTGGCCGTGGTGTCATCGGTCGTATCAAAGACGCGATTGCGATCTTGAATGAAGAGTACGCATCCACTGGGCGCGCCTTTAGAGCGCAACGGGTGGCTGGCGGTTATCGCTTGATGACGGAGCCATTGTTCGGGCCACTTCTCGCTCGACTGCGAGCCGAAAGGCAGCGACAGCGGTTGAGCCAAGCAGCGCTTGAGACACTCTCAATTATTGCTTATCGGCAACCGGTCATGCGAGCAGAGGTTGAGGCGATTCGTGGTGTTTCCTGTGGTGAGGTTTTGCGTGGCTTGCTGGAGCGGCGATTGATACGAGTTGCGGGCAGAGCAGAGGAGCTTGGACGTCCATTGCTTTACGGAACGACCAAGGAGTTCTTGATTGTCTTTGGCCTGGCCGATTTAGAAGATCTTCCAGAGATCGAGGGCCTTGAGGGAGCGGGGCGTGCTTACGGTCAAACAGTCATTCAGACTGAGGATGAAACCGACAAGGAAACCGAAGTCGAGACGCCCGATGATCAAGCCGTCGAAGTTGATGCTGACGGTACATGA
- the atpC gene encoding ATP synthase F1 subunit epsilon — protein sequence MDNKSLKPFNCSIVTPDAAVYEGEVLYASVPAWDGQVGVMHNQSPLLARLDIGPLRLDFAGGGRRWYLLEGGFAQMRDNNLTLLTEGATGAEQLVIEEAEAELAKARELTATSGEERSDIEQQQRLAIAKVSLARGFEERGGTV from the coding sequence GTGGATAACAAATCACTTAAGCCATTCAATTGCTCGATCGTTACACCTGATGCTGCTGTGTATGAGGGTGAAGTTCTCTATGCCTCAGTCCCTGCTTGGGATGGCCAGGTTGGTGTTATGCACAATCAGTCGCCATTACTGGCCCGGCTGGATATTGGACCGCTCCGGTTGGATTTTGCAGGCGGAGGCCGTCGTTGGTATCTGCTTGAAGGAGGCTTCGCTCAGATGCGAGACAACAATCTCACGCTGCTGACTGAGGGCGCCACTGGTGCTGAGCAGCTTGTGATTGAGGAAGCTGAGGCTGAGCTTGCGAAAGCCCGAGAATTAACAGCTACTTCTGGCGAGGAACGGTCAGATATCGAACAGCAGCAGCGGCTGGCCATTGCGAAGGTGAGCCTCGCTCGGGGATTCGAAGAACGTGGTGGAACGGTTTAA